In the genome of Vigna radiata var. radiata cultivar VC1973A unplaced genomic scaffold, Vradiata_ver6 scaffold_100, whole genome shotgun sequence, one region contains:
- the LOC106755281 gene encoding protein O-linked-mannose beta-1,4-N-acetylglucosaminyltransferase 2 — translation MEELKSTRLSMLTLCFGLMVFIFFLQITVIGDKIIWNVKLRTKLSICRWVPDRNVNGSAAAITCDYSNKEYDLCTINGSTLLDPTSSTIYAVDLHTRNKSRPPLKFRPYPRKSDKVAMSFVKELNLIVAQPKLSCNVTHHTPALVFSAAGYTGNHYHEINEIFIPLFITINKLFSNQDVTLVVTEGKMWWFQKYAELLAAFSPHRSIINANNLSTVHCFPSATLGLMKHGPMIIDPKLLLPNPKTLIDFRAFLGKVYSKLGTPFMYPKRDKPQLTLISRTASRVITNEEDVIKVAEELGFIVHVFEASRSTPMRKVYGVVHGSDVLLGVHGAGLTNFLFMRKGSVLVQVVPIGLEWVSTTYYEKPPKYLGVEYLEYKIEVNESSLLQKYGGDSLVVKNPGAFQTKWPQKRLHWTHQNVTIDITRFRNCLIKAHEKAKIFITKVN, via the exons ATGGAGGAATTGAAGAGCACGAGATTGTCAATGTTGACTTTATGTTTTGGTTTAATGGTGTTCATCTTTTTTCTCCAGATTACTGTCATAGGAG aTAAAATTATATGGAATGTGAAATTAAGGACTAAGCTATCAATTTGTCGATGGGTCCCTGATCGAAATGTAAATGGTAGTGCTGCTGCAATCACTTGTGACTACTCTAATAAAGAATATGATCTTTGCACAATCAACGGCTCAACACTTTTAGATCCAACATCCTCAACAATCTATGCCGTGGATCTTCACACACGAAATAAATCCCGTCCACCATTGAAATTCCGTCCTTACCCTCGTAAAAGTGACAAAGTAGCAATGTCCTTTGTGAAAGAACTCAATCTAATTGTAGCTCAACCGAAGCTATCATGCAATGTCACACACCATACCCCAGCCCTCGTATTCAGTGCCGCCGGGTACACAGGAAACCATTACCATGAAATAAACGAGATCTTCATCCCACTCTTCATCACCATCAATAAACTATTCTCTAATCAAGATGTAACACTAGTGGTGACGGAGGGTAAGATGTGGTGGTTTCAAAAGTACGCAGAATTATTAGCTGCGTTTAGTCCCCACCGTTCGATCATCAACGCAAACAACCTATCGACAGTCCATTGTTTCCCGTCAGCCACCTTAGGGTTGATGAAGCATGGACCCATGATCATAGACCCAAAGTTATTGCTACCAAACCCTAAAACCCTTATAGATTTCCGTGCATTCCTAGGGAAAGTATACAGTAAATTGGGTACACCATTTATGTACCCAAAAAGGGATAAGCCTCAGTTGACATTGATCAGTAGAACTGCGAGTCGAGTGATTACGAACGAAGAAGATGTGATAAAGGTGGCAGAGGAATTAGGGTTTATCGTGCATGTGTTTGAGGCATCAAGAAGCACTCCTATGAGGAAAGTTTATGGGGTGGTTCATGGTAGTGATGTGTTGTTGGGAGTGCATGGAGCAGGGTTAACAAATTTTTTGTTCATGAGGAAAGGGTCAGTGTTGGTTCAAGTGGTGCCAATTGGACTTGAATGGGTTTCAACAACATACTATGAGAAACCACCAAAGTATTTGGGGGTGGAATACTTGGAGTATAAGATTGAGGTGAATGAGAGCAGCTTGTTACAGAAATATGGTGGTGATAGCTTGGTGGTCAAGAACCCAGGTGCTTTTCAAACCAAATGGCCTCAGAAAAGGCTACATTGGACTCATCAAAATGTCACCATTGATATAACTAGATTtagaaactgtttgataaaagctCATGAGAAGGCCAAAATATTCATCACCAAAGTTAATTAG